The following are from one region of the Mycolicibacterium helvum genome:
- a CDS encoding cutinase family protein, which produces MLSVTALVVAPPGIPTAAAEDCPDVEVVFARGTFEPPGVGGIGQAFVDQLKAQPQLGGKSIDVYAVNYPASLNFPAAADGVVDASNRVRDMAGRCPDTKMVLGGYSQGAAVAGYVTADKIPDGYVPPNGINGPMPPEIAKHVAAVALFGKPSNGFLNSIDRSAPPITVGGLYAPKTIDQCIPEDPICSPTGGDNGAHGAYADNGMTAQAAAFAAQKVTSAAVVNTASG; this is translated from the coding sequence ATGCTGTCCGTCACGGCGCTGGTGGTCGCACCCCCAGGTATTCCAACGGCGGCGGCCGAAGACTGTCCCGACGTCGAAGTGGTCTTCGCTCGCGGCACCTTCGAACCGCCCGGCGTCGGTGGCATCGGTCAGGCGTTCGTCGACCAGCTGAAAGCGCAGCCCCAGCTGGGCGGCAAGTCGATCGACGTCTACGCGGTGAATTACCCTGCGTCGCTGAACTTCCCGGCCGCCGCTGATGGTGTCGTCGACGCCAGTAATCGTGTTCGGGACATGGCCGGCAGATGTCCAGACACCAAGATGGTGCTCGGTGGCTACTCGCAGGGCGCCGCGGTCGCCGGCTACGTCACTGCGGACAAGATTCCGGACGGCTACGTTCCGCCGAACGGGATCAACGGGCCCATGCCGCCCGAGATCGCCAAGCACGTCGCGGCCGTCGCCTTGTTCGGCAAGCCGTCGAACGGGTTCCTGAACAGCATTGACCGCAGTGCGCCGCCGATCACCGTCGGAGGCCTCTACGCGCCCAAGACCATTGATCAGTGCATCCCCGAAGACCCCATCTGCTCACCGACGGGCGGTGACAATGGCGCCCACGGGGCCTACGCCGACAACGGAATGACCGCTCAGGCGGCGGCGTTCGCAGCGCAGAAGGTCACCAGCGCGGCGGTGGTCAACACGGCCAGCGGCTAG
- a CDS encoding acyl-CoA synthetase, producing MALNIADLAEHAIDAVPERVAFICGDDRITFAELEDKANRFAHYLIDHGVKKDDKVGLYCRNRIEIVIAMLGTIKAGAILVNVNFRYVEGELRYLFENSDMVALVHERQYADRVANVLPDTPDVKTILVVEDGSDLDYQRYGGVEFYQAIAESSPERDFGERSEDDIYLLYTGGTTGFPKGVMWRHEDVYRVLFGGTDFATGEFVKDEYDLSRAAVANPPMVRYAIPPMIHGATQSATWMSIFSGQTTVLAPEFDADEVWRTIHDHKVNLLFFTGDAMARPLLDALQAAQDSGKDYDLSSLFLLASTAALFSTSLKEKLLELLPNRVITDSIGSSETGFGGTSIVAKGEHHNGGPRVTIDHRTVVLDEEGNEVKPGSGVRGVIAKKGNIPVGYYKDEEKTRQTFRTYNGVRYAIPGDYAEVEADGTVTMLGRGSVSINSGGEKIYPEEVEAALKGHPDVFDALVVGVPDPRFGSHVAAVVAPRKGARPTLSDLDTFVRKEIAGYKVPRSLWLVDEVKRSPAGKPDYKWAKDQTELRPADEVHAKHAGAAS from the coding sequence GTGGCCCTGAACATAGCCGACCTAGCCGAACACGCCATCGACGCCGTGCCTGAGCGCGTGGCCTTCATTTGCGGTGACGACCGAATCACGTTCGCCGAGCTCGAGGACAAGGCGAATCGCTTCGCCCACTACCTCATCGACCACGGCGTCAAGAAGGACGACAAGGTCGGGCTGTACTGCCGGAACCGCATCGAGATCGTCATTGCGATGCTCGGCACGATCAAGGCCGGCGCGATCCTGGTCAACGTCAATTTCCGCTACGTCGAGGGCGAACTGCGCTACCTGTTCGAGAACTCCGACATGGTGGCGCTGGTCCACGAACGCCAGTACGCCGACCGCGTCGCCAACGTGCTGCCCGACACCCCCGACGTCAAGACGATCCTCGTCGTCGAAGACGGCAGTGATCTCGACTACCAGCGCTACGGCGGCGTGGAGTTCTATCAGGCGATCGCCGAGAGCTCACCGGAGCGGGACTTCGGGGAGCGCAGCGAGGACGACATCTACCTGCTCTACACCGGCGGGACCACCGGCTTCCCCAAGGGCGTGATGTGGCGCCACGAGGACGTCTACCGGGTTCTGTTCGGCGGTACCGACTTCGCCACGGGTGAATTCGTCAAGGACGAGTACGACTTGTCCCGGGCGGCGGTCGCCAACCCGCCGATGGTCCGCTACGCGATCCCGCCGATGATCCACGGCGCGACCCAGTCGGCGACCTGGATGTCCATCTTCTCAGGCCAGACCACCGTGCTGGCACCGGAATTCGACGCCGACGAGGTCTGGCGCACCATCCACGACCACAAGGTGAACCTGCTGTTCTTCACCGGCGACGCCATGGCCCGCCCGCTTCTCGACGCGCTGCAGGCCGCTCAGGACAGCGGCAAAGATTACGACCTGTCCTCGCTGTTCCTGCTGGCGAGCACGGCTGCGCTGTTCTCCACCAGTCTCAAGGAGAAGCTGCTCGAACTGCTGCCCAACCGGGTGATCACCGACTCGATCGGCTCGTCGGAGACCGGCTTCGGTGGCACCAGCATCGTCGCCAAGGGTGAGCACCACAACGGTGGCCCCCGGGTGACCATCGACCATCGCACCGTCGTGCTCGACGAGGAGGGCAACGAGGTCAAGCCCGGCTCCGGGGTGCGCGGTGTCATCGCCAAGAAGGGCAACATCCCGGTCGGCTACTACAAGGACGAAGAGAAAACGCGGCAGACCTTCCGAACCTACAACGGCGTGCGCTACGCGATTCCCGGTGACTACGCCGAGGTCGAGGCGGACGGCACGGTCACGATGCTGGGGCGTGGCTCGGTGTCGATCAACAGCGGCGGCGAGAAGATCTACCCCGAAGAGGTCGAGGCCGCGCTGAAGGGCCACCCAGACGTGTTCGACGCCCTTGTCGTCGGTGTGCCCGATCCGCGCTTCGGCAGCCATGTCGCCGCTGTGGTGGCGCCGCGCAAGGGTGCCCGTCCGACGCTGTCCGACCTGGATACGTTCGTGCGCAAGGAGATCGCGGGCTACAAGGTGCCGCGCAGCCTCTGGCTGGTTGACGAGGTGAAGCGCTCACCAGCCGGCAAGCCGGACTACAAGTGGGCCAAGGATCAGACCGAACTGCGGCCGGCCGACGAGGTACACGCCAAGCATGCGGGTGCCGCCAGCTGA
- a CDS encoding acyl-CoA dehydrogenase family protein — protein sequence MDFTKTEAAQDLSGLVGTIVDAVCTPQHQRALDDLDQRFDTELWRKLIDADILSTAAPESVGGGGYGVLEQTAILTALGRQLAAVPYLQSVVLATGALARFGTPELRDQWAAPAVAGEKILTVALDGEFGQGPVQATASGDGFRLTGSRTQVEFGPVADAFLVPAETDSGTKVFLVAATDPGVSVTPLLTTGKNSAAELDLAGVEVGADRILGDADALAWLTTHKTLGHTAFQLGVLERALELTAEYARTREQFDRPIGSFQAVSARLADDYIEIKGLGLALVQASWRLSEDLPADVEVATAAFWAAEAGHRVAHTTVHVHGGVGIDMDHQVHRYFLTAKQVEFALGGATAQLRRIGRELADTPA from the coding sequence ATGGATTTCACCAAGACAGAAGCCGCGCAGGACCTCTCGGGGCTGGTCGGCACCATCGTCGACGCCGTCTGCACACCGCAGCATCAGCGTGCGCTCGACGACCTAGACCAGCGGTTCGACACCGAGCTATGGCGCAAACTCATCGACGCTGACATTCTGTCCACCGCCGCGCCGGAGTCCGTCGGCGGCGGCGGATACGGCGTCCTGGAGCAGACGGCCATCCTGACGGCGCTGGGCCGCCAATTGGCTGCGGTGCCGTACTTGCAGTCGGTGGTCCTGGCTACCGGCGCGCTGGCCCGGTTCGGTACGCCCGAACTGCGTGACCAGTGGGCGGCCCCGGCGGTGGCCGGCGAGAAGATCCTGACCGTGGCCCTCGACGGGGAGTTCGGTCAGGGCCCGGTGCAAGCGACCGCATCCGGCGACGGCTTCCGGCTGACCGGTAGTCGCACCCAGGTCGAGTTCGGCCCAGTCGCCGACGCGTTCCTGGTACCGGCCGAAACCGATTCCGGCACCAAGGTTTTCCTGGTGGCCGCCACCGACCCTGGGGTCTCGGTGACCCCGCTGCTGACCACCGGGAAGAACAGTGCCGCCGAGCTCGACCTAGCCGGCGTCGAGGTCGGAGCCGACCGGATCCTTGGCGATGCCGACGCGCTGGCGTGGCTGACCACCCACAAGACCTTGGGGCACACGGCTTTCCAGCTCGGCGTGCTCGAGCGCGCGCTCGAGCTGACGGCCGAATATGCCCGCACCCGCGAGCAGTTCGACCGGCCGATCGGCAGTTTCCAGGCGGTTTCGGCTCGGCTCGCCGACGACTACATCGAGATCAAGGGCTTGGGGCTGGCACTCGTGCAGGCCTCGTGGCGGCTCTCCGAGGACTTGCCCGCCGATGTCGAGGTGGCCACCGCGGCGTTCTGGGCGGCCGAGGCCGGACACCGCGTCGCCCACACCACCGTGCACGTCCACGGCGGCGTCGGGATCGACATGGATCATCAGGTGCACCGCTACTTCCTCACCGCCAAGCAGGTCGAGTTCGCACTCGGCGGCGCTACCGCTCAGCTGCGGCGCATCGGCCGCGAGCTGGCCGACACGCCGGCTTGA
- a CDS encoding crotonase/enoyl-CoA hydratase family protein, which yields MSEPEKKADALIEQRGHTLIVTLNRPEARNALSTEMLSIMVDAWNRVDEDPEIRTCILTGAGGYFCAGMDLKNATKAPPGDSFKSGAFDPTKIEGLLKGRRLTKPLIAAVEGPAIAGGTEILQGTDIRIAGESAKFGISEAKWSLYPMGGSAVRLPRQIPYTIACDLLLTGRHITAAEALSYGLIGYVVPDGTALAKALEIAEVINNNGPLAVQAILKTIRESEGMHELDAFKPDTANGIPVFLSEDSKEGPLAFKEKRAPVWKMR from the coding sequence GTGAGCGAGCCCGAAAAGAAGGCCGACGCCCTCATTGAGCAGCGCGGACACACCCTCATCGTCACGCTGAACCGGCCCGAGGCCCGTAACGCGCTTTCGACTGAGATGCTCTCGATCATGGTCGACGCGTGGAACCGCGTCGATGAGGATCCCGAGATCCGTACCTGCATCCTGACCGGCGCGGGCGGCTACTTCTGCGCGGGCATGGACCTGAAGAACGCCACCAAGGCGCCCCCCGGGGATTCCTTCAAGAGCGGCGCGTTCGACCCGACGAAGATCGAGGGGCTGCTGAAGGGCCGCAGGCTGACCAAGCCGCTCATCGCCGCCGTCGAAGGCCCCGCCATCGCGGGCGGCACGGAGATCCTGCAGGGCACCGACATCCGGATCGCCGGCGAGAGCGCGAAGTTCGGTATCTCCGAAGCCAAGTGGAGCCTGTACCCGATGGGTGGCTCGGCGGTGCGGTTGCCGCGGCAGATCCCGTACACGATTGCGTGCGACCTGTTGCTGACCGGCCGCCACATCACCGCAGCCGAGGCGCTGTCCTACGGGCTCATCGGGTACGTGGTGCCCGACGGCACGGCATTGGCGAAGGCCCTCGAGATCGCCGAGGTCATCAACAACAACGGCCCGCTGGCCGTGCAGGCGATCCTGAAGACCATCCGCGAATCCGAGGGCATGCACGAACTCGACGCGTTCAAACCCGACACCGCCAACGGCATCCCGGTATTCCTGTCCGAGGACTCCAAAGAGGGCCCGCTGGCGTTCAAGGAGAAGCGGGCCCCCGTCTGGAAGATGCGCTAG
- the fadD17 gene encoding long-chain-fatty-acid--CoA ligase FadD17, which yields MSDEQTVTDLLARLADVDDRGIHADDGSYSTWRQHIQDGADLAAACKDRLDPDRPPHVGVLLGNTPFFSSLLVAAALSGLVPVGLNPTRRGEALARDIQTADCQLVLADGDNVGPETYGAGFAPEGMAVIDVGTTAWADELGQFRGTPITFAPSHFDDLFMLIFTSGTSGDPKAVRCTHEKVAFPGVMLAQRFGLGPADTCYLSMPLFHSNAVMAGWAPAVAAGASIALRRKFSASQFIPDARRFHATYANYVGKPMSYILATPPRPDDADNPLRVVYGNEAAPRDIDRFAQRFGVMVVDGFGSTEGGVNIARTPDTPEGALGPLPEGLEIVDVETGQPCPPGVIGELVNLTGPGNFRGYYNAPDAETERMTGGVYHSGDLAYRDDAGYVHFAGRLGDWMRVDGENLGTAPIERVLMRYPDVTEAAVYAIPDPAVGDRVMAALVLPEGTEFDPAEFREFLAAQDDLGPKQWPAFVRVSTALPRTETFKVIKRRLSAEALECADPVFEIPR from the coding sequence GTGAGCGACGAGCAGACCGTCACCGATCTGCTCGCGCGGTTGGCCGACGTCGACGATCGCGGGATCCACGCCGACGACGGCTCGTATTCGACCTGGCGTCAACACATCCAGGATGGTGCCGACCTGGCTGCGGCGTGCAAAGACAGGCTCGATCCGGACCGGCCGCCGCACGTCGGTGTGCTGCTGGGCAACACGCCGTTCTTCTCCTCACTGCTGGTGGCAGCCGCGTTGTCCGGACTCGTTCCGGTCGGGCTGAACCCCACTCGCCGCGGCGAAGCGCTGGCGCGCGATATCCAGACGGCCGACTGCCAACTGGTACTCGCCGATGGCGACAACGTCGGCCCGGAAACCTACGGCGCCGGGTTCGCCCCCGAGGGCATGGCCGTCATCGATGTCGGAACGACCGCCTGGGCCGACGAGCTCGGGCAGTTTCGTGGGACACCGATCACGTTCGCGCCCAGCCACTTCGATGACCTCTTCATGCTGATCTTCACCTCGGGTACCAGCGGCGACCCGAAGGCGGTTCGGTGCACGCACGAGAAAGTCGCCTTTCCTGGCGTGATGCTGGCGCAGCGGTTCGGGCTGGGCCCGGCCGATACCTGCTACCTGTCGATGCCGTTGTTCCACTCCAACGCGGTGATGGCGGGCTGGGCTCCGGCCGTCGCGGCCGGTGCTTCAATTGCATTGCGCCGCAAGTTCTCTGCATCGCAGTTCATCCCCGATGCGCGCCGGTTCCACGCCACCTACGCCAACTACGTCGGCAAGCCGATGTCCTACATCCTGGCCACCCCACCGCGCCCGGACGATGCCGACAACCCATTGCGCGTCGTCTACGGCAACGAGGCCGCGCCGCGCGATATCGACCGGTTCGCGCAGCGTTTCGGCGTGATGGTGGTCGACGGCTTCGGCTCGACCGAGGGTGGGGTGAACATCGCCCGAACCCCGGACACCCCGGAGGGAGCGCTTGGGCCGCTGCCGGAAGGTCTCGAGATCGTCGACGTCGAGACCGGCCAGCCGTGCCCGCCAGGGGTCATCGGCGAGCTGGTGAACCTCACTGGCCCAGGCAATTTCCGCGGTTACTACAACGCCCCTGACGCTGAGACCGAGCGGATGACCGGCGGGGTCTATCACAGCGGGGACTTGGCCTACCGTGACGACGCCGGCTACGTGCACTTCGCCGGCAGGCTGGGCGACTGGATGCGGGTCGACGGCGAGAATCTTGGCACCGCGCCGATCGAGCGAGTGTTGATGCGCTACCCCGACGTGACCGAGGCCGCGGTCTACGCCATCCCTGACCCGGCGGTCGGTGATCGGGTGATGGCCGCGCTGGTTCTACCGGAGGGCACCGAATTCGACCCGGCCGAGTTCCGCGAATTCCTGGCCGCCCAAGACGATCTCGGGCCCAAGCAGTGGCCAGCATTCGTGCGGGTGAGCACCGCCCTGCCGCGCACCGAGACGTTCAAGGTCATCAAGCGCAGGCTGTCCGCCGAGGCGCTGGAGTGCGCTGACCCGGTCTTCGAGATACCGCGCTAG
- a CDS encoding NAD(P)H-dependent flavin oxidoreductase has translation MHTDLCDRFGIDYPIFVFTPSEKVAAAVSRAGGMGVLGCVRFNDADDLDAVLQWMDENTDGKPYGVDIVMPAKVPTEGTAVDINKLIPQEHRDFIAKTLADLGVPPLPEEGERNEGVLGWLHSVARSHVEVALKHPIKLIANALGSPPKDVIDQAHEHGVPVAALAGSAKHAGRHVDNGVDIVVAQGHEAGGHTGEIGSVVLWPEIVDALDGRAPVLAAGGIGSGRQVAAALALGASGVWMGSAFLTSAEYDLGHREPGGTSTIQDALLRATSSDTVRRRIYTGKPARLLKTKWTDAWDAEGAPDPLPMPLQNILVSEAHQRMNESDNPDTVAMPVGQIVGRMNEIRPVADIIAELVAGFDAATRKLDTIRDS, from the coding sequence ATGCACACAGATCTGTGCGACCGGTTCGGTATCGACTACCCGATCTTCGTGTTCACCCCGTCGGAGAAGGTGGCCGCTGCGGTCAGCCGGGCCGGCGGTATGGGCGTTTTGGGTTGTGTGCGATTCAACGATGCCGACGACCTCGATGCCGTGCTGCAGTGGATGGACGAGAACACCGACGGTAAGCCGTACGGGGTCGACATCGTGATGCCGGCGAAGGTCCCCACCGAGGGCACCGCCGTTGATATCAACAAGCTGATTCCGCAGGAGCATCGGGACTTCATCGCCAAGACGCTCGCAGATCTTGGGGTTCCGCCGCTTCCCGAGGAAGGCGAGCGCAACGAAGGTGTGCTGGGCTGGCTGCATTCGGTGGCTCGCTCGCACGTGGAGGTGGCGCTCAAGCATCCGATCAAGCTGATCGCCAATGCGCTCGGGTCACCGCCGAAGGACGTCATCGACCAGGCTCACGAACACGGCGTGCCGGTCGCGGCCCTGGCTGGTTCGGCCAAACATGCGGGGCGGCATGTCGACAACGGCGTCGACATCGTCGTTGCCCAAGGCCATGAGGCGGGTGGCCATACCGGGGAGATCGGCTCTGTGGTGCTCTGGCCAGAGATTGTCGATGCGCTTGATGGCAGGGCACCGGTGCTGGCGGCGGGCGGTATCGGTTCGGGTCGGCAGGTGGCGGCCGCGCTGGCGCTCGGGGCGTCTGGCGTCTGGATGGGATCGGCGTTCCTGACCTCCGCCGAATACGACCTCGGCCACCGCGAGCCCGGCGGAACGTCGACCATTCAGGACGCACTTCTTCGGGCCACCTCCAGCGATACCGTGCGCCGCCGGATCTACACCGGCAAGCCCGCTCGGCTGCTGAAGACCAAGTGGACGGACGCGTGGGATGCCGAGGGCGCGCCGGATCCGCTGCCCATGCCGCTGCAGAACATCCTGGTCAGCGAGGCACATCAGCGGATGAACGAGTCGGACAATCCGGACACCGTCGCGATGCCGGTCGGCCAGATCGTGGGCCGGATGAACGAGATCCGTCCGGTCGCCGACATCATCGCCGAACTGGTTGCCGGATTCGACGCGGCGACGCGGAAACTGGACACGATCCGCGACAGCTAG
- a CDS encoding acyl-CoA dehydrogenase family protein: protein MRISYTPEQEELRRELRTYFGKLMTPERQEALMSTTGGEIGTGNVYRETVSQMGKDGWLTLNWPTEYGGQNRAPMDSLIFTDEAAIAGAPVPFLTINSVAPTIMAFGTDEQKAFYLPKIAAGDLHFAIGYSEPGAGTDLAALRTTAVRDGDDYVVNGQKMWTSLIQYADYVWLAVRTNTEAKKHRGISVLIVPTASEGFSWTPVHTMAGVGTSATYYQDVRVPASSRVGEENAGWKLVTNQLNHERVALVSAQPIFLALNQVREWAQNTKDVHGNRLIDSEWVQLNLARVLAKAEYLKLINWELASAESGTLNPADASAAKVFGTELATEAYRLLMEILGPSATLRQDSHGALLRGRVERMHRAALILTFGGGTNEIQRDIIGMVALGLPRVNR, encoded by the coding sequence ATGCGGATCAGTTACACGCCCGAACAAGAGGAGCTGCGCCGCGAGCTCCGGACCTATTTCGGCAAGCTGATGACGCCGGAGCGCCAGGAAGCGCTGATGTCGACGACCGGGGGCGAGATCGGCACCGGCAACGTGTACCGCGAGACCGTTTCCCAGATGGGCAAGGACGGCTGGCTCACGCTGAACTGGCCGACGGAGTACGGCGGCCAGAACCGCGCCCCGATGGACTCGCTGATCTTCACCGACGAGGCGGCCATCGCTGGAGCGCCGGTGCCGTTCCTGACCATCAACAGCGTCGCGCCGACGATCATGGCGTTCGGCACCGACGAGCAGAAGGCGTTCTATCTACCCAAGATCGCCGCCGGTGACCTGCACTTCGCGATCGGCTACTCCGAGCCGGGCGCCGGCACGGATCTGGCGGCCCTGCGCACCACCGCGGTCCGCGACGGCGACGACTACGTGGTCAACGGCCAGAAGATGTGGACCAGCCTGATCCAGTACGCCGACTACGTCTGGTTGGCGGTGCGCACCAACACCGAGGCCAAGAAGCACCGCGGCATCTCGGTGCTGATCGTGCCGACCGCCTCGGAGGGTTTCTCGTGGACGCCGGTACACACGATGGCCGGTGTCGGCACCAGCGCCACCTATTACCAGGATGTACGCGTTCCGGCGTCCAGCCGGGTCGGCGAAGAGAACGCCGGCTGGAAACTGGTCACCAACCAGCTCAACCATGAGCGGGTCGCCCTGGTGTCGGCCCAGCCGATCTTCCTGGCACTCAACCAGGTTCGCGAGTGGGCACAGAACACCAAGGATGTGCACGGCAATCGCCTGATCGACTCCGAGTGGGTGCAGCTCAATCTCGCCCGCGTGCTGGCCAAGGCTGAGTACCTGAAGCTGATCAACTGGGAGCTGGCATCGGCCGAGAGCGGAACGCTCAACCCCGCCGACGCCTCGGCGGCCAAGGTCTTCGGCACCGAGCTGGCCACCGAGGCATATCGGCTGCTGATGGAGATCCTCGGACCGTCAGCCACGCTGCGCCAGGACTCCCACGGCGCCCTGCTGCGCGGTCGTGTCGAACGGATGCACCGCGCGGCGCTGATCCTCACTTTCGGCGGCGGTACCAATGAGATCCAGCGCGACATCATCGGCATGGTCGCGCTGGGCCTGCCCCGAGTCAACCGCTGA
- a CDS encoding acetolactate synthase large subunit, with translation MNGAQALITTLVDNGVRVCFANPGTSEMHFVAALDTVPQMRGVLTLFEGVATGAADGYARISGEPAAVLLHLGPGLGNGLANLHNARRAHVPVVVVVGDHATYHKKYDAPLESDIDAVAGTVSGWLRRTLAVADVAADAGEAVATARAHKHISTLILPADVSWDSGAATLESAVVQVEPPHVDLGQAEAALRSGEPTVIMVGGDATGAAGLSAAVRLAQTSGARVLCETFPTRLERGAGIPAVERLAYFAEAATAQLAGAKHLVLAGAPHPVSFFAYPGKASDLVPDGCAVHTLAGPVGAGAALEVLADRIAPSEIADTAPLSRPALPSGPLTVVTSADVIGALLPERAIVVDESNTSGVLLAQATAGAPAHDWLTLTGGAIGYALPVSVGAAIAAPDRPVLCLESDGSAMYTISALWTQAREQLDITTVVYANRSYDILRIELQRVGAEAAGQGPGPKAEALLDLTGPTLDFVRIAKGMGVPARRVGTAEELADALQWAFDEPGPHLIEAVMPSIAG, from the coding sequence GTGAACGGAGCACAGGCACTGATCACCACGTTGGTCGACAACGGGGTGCGGGTCTGCTTCGCCAATCCGGGCACCTCGGAGATGCACTTCGTCGCCGCGCTGGACACCGTGCCGCAGATGCGGGGTGTGCTCACCCTTTTCGAAGGGGTCGCCACCGGGGCGGCCGACGGTTATGCCCGGATCTCGGGTGAACCGGCTGCGGTGCTGCTCCATCTGGGCCCCGGCCTGGGTAACGGGCTGGCGAATCTGCACAACGCACGACGGGCGCATGTGCCGGTGGTCGTGGTGGTCGGCGATCACGCGACGTATCACAAGAAGTACGACGCCCCGCTCGAGTCCGATATCGACGCGGTGGCCGGCACAGTGTCCGGCTGGCTGCGGCGCACCCTCGCGGTCGCCGATGTGGCTGCCGATGCCGGCGAGGCTGTCGCAACCGCGCGCGCTCACAAGCACATCTCCACACTGATCCTGCCCGCCGACGTCTCCTGGGACTCCGGTGCCGCCACGCTGGAAAGTGCTGTGGTGCAGGTGGAGCCGCCCCACGTTGATCTTGGCCAGGCAGAAGCCGCGCTGCGCTCAGGTGAGCCGACGGTGATCATGGTCGGTGGCGACGCCACCGGCGCGGCCGGTCTGTCCGCGGCGGTCCGGCTCGCGCAGACCAGTGGGGCGCGGGTGCTGTGCGAGACGTTCCCGACCCGGCTGGAACGCGGGGCCGGCATCCCGGCAGTGGAGCGGTTGGCTTATTTCGCCGAGGCGGCCACCGCGCAGCTCGCGGGCGCGAAACACCTCGTTTTGGCTGGGGCGCCTCATCCGGTGTCGTTCTTCGCCTATCCGGGCAAGGCCAGTGACCTGGTGCCGGATGGCTGTGCCGTGCACACGCTGGCCGGCCCGGTCGGCGCCGGTGCCGCGCTGGAGGTCCTGGCGGACCGGATCGCGCCGTCCGAGATCGCCGACACTGCACCGCTGTCGCGGCCTGCGCTTCCGAGTGGTCCGCTGACCGTCGTGACGTCGGCCGACGTCATTGGTGCGCTGCTACCTGAACGGGCGATCGTGGTCGACGAGTCGAACACCTCGGGAGTGCTTCTGGCGCAGGCGACGGCGGGCGCCCCCGCACATGACTGGCTCACCCTGACCGGTGGCGCGATCGGCTATGCGCTGCCGGTGTCGGTCGGCGCCGCGATCGCGGCCCCTGACCGTCCGGTGCTGTGTCTGGAGTCCGACGGTTCGGCGATGTACACCATCTCGGCGCTGTGGACCCAAGCCCGTGAGCAGCTCGACATCACCACCGTCGTCTACGCCAACCGGTCCTACGACATCCTGCGAATCGAACTTCAGCGGGTCGGAGCCGAGGCTGCGGGGCAGGGGCCTGGGCCCAAGGCCGAGGCGTTGCTCGATTTGACCGGGCCCACACTGGATTTCGTTCGTATCGCCAAGGGCATGGGAGTTCCCGCGCGCCGGGTAGGCACCGCTGAGGAACTCGCCGACGCACTGCAATGGGCATTCGACGAACCGGGACCGCACCTGATCGAGGCCGTCATGCCGTCGATCGCGGGCTAG